From the genome of Perca flavescens isolate YP-PL-M2 chromosome 1, PFLA_1.0, whole genome shotgun sequence, one region includes:
- the nae1 gene encoding NEDD8-activating enzyme E1 regulatory subunit gives MAATKASKEQKYDRQLRLWGDHGQESLENAHVCLINATATGTEILKNLVLPGIGAFTIVDGHTVSGEDVGNNFFLSNNSIGKNRAQAATELLQELNSDVSGNFVEESPDKLLDNDPEFFHRFTIVIGVQLPESTCLRLGSVLWSASVPFLVCKSYGLIGYMRLAVQEHTVIESHPDNALEDLRLYQPFAEFKNHIQSYDLDSMDKKDHSHTPWIIIVAKHLEKWLSEHNCQPPKTYKEKEAFRQFIREGILKKENGVPEDEENFEEAIKNVNTALNPTKIPSAVEDLFNCEQCNNITSQSPSFWVMLQAVKEFALKEGNGSLPVRGTIPDMIADSQKFINLQNVYREKAMQDAAAVSKHVERLLQSVGKPPESISEKDIKLFCKNAFFLRVVRCRSLAEEYSVDSVNKDEITSSMDNPDSEMVFYLMFRAVDRFYQQHSRYPGVYNYQVEDDISKLKLCVNSLLQEYSLNVNIKDDYIHEFCRYGAAEPHTVAAFLGGSAAQEAIKIISHQFVPFNNTFIYNAMSQTSATLQL, from the exons aTGGCAGCCACTAAAGCCTCCAAAGAACAGAAATACGACAGACAACTCAG ACTGTGGGGTGACCATGGTCAAGAATCACTGGAGAATGCACATGTTTGTCTCATCAACGCCACAGCAACTGGAACCGAGATACTGAAGAACCTCGTGCTTCCAG GTATTGGAGCATTCACCATAGTGGATGGACACACAGTCTCCGGGGAAGATGTTGGAAACAA ctttttcctTAGCAACAACAGCATTGGAAAG AACAGAGCACAGGCTGCCACTGAGCTGCTACAAGAACTTAACAGTGATGTCTCTGGAAACTTTGTCGAGGAG AGTCCAGACAAGCTTCTAGACAACGATCCAGAGTTTTTCCACAGGTTTACCATAGTGATCGGTGTCCAATTGCCAGAAAG CACATGTCTGAGGCTAGGCTCAGTTCTGTGGAGTGCCTCTGTCCCTTTCCTAGTCTGTAAAAGCTACGGCCTGATCGGCTACATGAGACTAGCGGTGCAGGAGCATACAG TGATTGAATCCCACCCGGACAATGCCTTGGAGGACCTGAGGTTATACCAGCCTTTTGCCGAATTCAAGAACCACATTCAGTCCTACGACCTTGACAGCATGGACAAAAAG GACCACAGTCACACGCCGTGGATTATTATTGTTGCTAAACACCTGGAGAAATGGCTCAGTGAG CACAACTGTCAGCCACCGAAAACTTACAAGGAGAAAGAGGCCTTTAGACAGTTCATTCGAGAAG GGATCCTAAAGAAGGAAAATGGTGtcccagaggatgaagaaaACTTTGAGGAAGCTATTAAGAATGTCAATACTGCTTTAAATCCAACCAAG ATTCCTAGTGCTGTTGAAGACCTCTTCAATTGTGAGCAGTGTAACAACATCACATCACAG AGCCCCTCCTTCTGGGTGATGCTGCAAGCTGTCAAGGAGTTTGCTCTCAAGGAAGGCAATGGAAGTCTACCTGTACGGGGAACCATCCCAGATATGATCGCAGACTCTCAGAAATTCATCAACCTCCAAAATGT ttacagAGAAAAGGCCATGCAGGATGCAGCAGCTGTTTCTAAGCATGTAGAACGTCTATTGCAGTCTGTTGGGAAG CCACCAGAGAGCATCTCTGAAAAGGACATCAAACTGTTCT GTAAAAATGCATTCTTTCTGAGGGTGGTGCGCTGCAGATCTCTGGCTGAAGAATATAGTGTGGATTCAGTAAACAAAGATGAAATCA CCTCAAGCATGGACAATCCAGATAGCGAGATGGTGTTCTACCTCATGTTTCGCGCTGTTGATCGCTTCTATCAGCAGCACTCCCGCTACCCAG GGGTTTATAACTACCAGGTGGAGGACGACATCAGCAAactgaagctgtgtgtgaacaGCCTACTGCAGGAGTACAGCCTCAACGTCAACATCAAAGACGATTACATCCATGAGTT CTGTCGATATGGTGCAGCAGAGCCACACACAGTTGCTGCTTTTTTGGGAG GATCTGCTGCTCAAGAGGCCATCAAGATCATCAGCCACCAGTTTGTGCCCTTCAACAACACTTTCATTTACAACGCAATGTCACAGACCTCGGCTACCTTACAGTTGTGA